The following proteins are encoded in a genomic region of Anas acuta chromosome 28, bAnaAcu1.1, whole genome shotgun sequence:
- the LOC137845554 gene encoding natural killer cell receptor 2B4-like isoform X1: protein MKVRFRLGVSSRVSPPPTHARRAKPMALSAPSKHRCGAVIPDLVLVPVAVPYRGLRGGGSTPGCAMPSWGPSAAPHLLGLLQSLVQPQLHGGRRKRSGCVRARPGDRCLLCVWFLLLFFFFFFLGAFYLTSTRGPDIRGCSEQEGEKAQLRGGGKGPLGKVLAAPRAGQARKELGQKRATGALLEGLQTPLLRSEMIQTPAATSWCENRAVPARGELRLLPKEPQQEWVNLEWKVTLDSGTTLVIVGVSKDKDPDYRSRFSGRATFHPETLSLSISTVTQADSGNYSAGFETGSGLIHSQCFQVSVWEPIGQPHVKAQVLREEQGRCNFSLHCSMPGAANVSYSWSRDGEPLGHGNMLWVHGDTKPGTYVCNASNLVSWNTSSINTATLCLPPGTGSAVPWWAVAVLLVLAVSLVTFVACWCWRKRRKDGSAAPPGHVEPSMTVYEEVGKVQAGQDLNRNREANVVGNTIYAVVSTKAQGPRHFQEPQSCTIYSTIQPTKKSPSIRRKKLDPALVCTAYTEPTVPLKHRSLPPRTLSLSPVDNHHS, encoded by the exons ATGAAGGTGAGGTTTAGGCTCGGTGTCTCAAGTCGGGTCTCGCCCCCACCCACGCACGCAAGGAGAGCGAAGCCGATGGCTTTGTCAGCGCCCTCCAAGCATCGATGCGGAGCTGTGATCCCCGACCTGGTGCTTGTCCCCGTGGCCGTGCCATACAGGGGGCTACGGGGGGGCGGCAGCACACCTGGCTGTGCCATGCCGAGCTGGGGACCCTCAGCAGCCCCCCACCttttggggctgctgcagagcctggtgcagccccagctgcacgGAGGCAGGAGGAAACGGAGCGGCTGCGTGCGTGCTCGTCCCGGTGACCGCtgccttttgtgtgtgtggtttttgttgttgttttttttttttttttttttaggggctTTTTATCTCACCTCTACCAGAGGCCCAGACATCCGGGGCTGCTCTGAACAGGAAGGGGAGAAAGCCCAGCTTCGGGGTGGGGGGAAGGGTCCCTTGGGTAAGGTTCTTGCTGCTCCCCGGGCTGGGCAGGCAAGAAAGGAGCTGGGGCAAAAACGAGCAACTGGAGCCTTACTGGAGGGGCTGCAAACACCTCTGCTCAGGTCAGAGATGATACAAAcaccagcagccaccagct GGTGCGAGAACAGGGCTGTGCCTGCCAGAGGAGAGCTGCGGCTGCTGCCCAAGGAACCACAGCAAGAATGGGTAAACTTGGAATGGAAAGTGACACTGGATTCAGGAACCACTCTGGTCATCGTGGGGGTTTCAAAGGATAAAGATCCAGATTACAGGAGTCGTTTTTCTGGGAGAGCCACCTTCCACCCGGAGACCCTCTCCCTGAGCATCAGCACGGTCACCCAGGCAGACAGCGGCAACTACTCTGCAGGTTTTGAGACTGGATCTGGCCTCATTCATTCTCAGTGCTTCCAGGTGTCAGTGTGGG AGCCCATCGGCCAGCCACACGTGAAGGCACAAGTGCTGCGGGAGGAGCAGGGCCGGTGCAACTTCTCGCTGCATTGCTCCATGCCCGGTGCTGCCAACGTCTCCTACAGCTGGTCCCGTGATGGGGAGCCCCTGGGGCACGGGAACATGCTGTGGGTGCATGGGGACACCAAGCCTGGGACCTACGTCTGCAATGCAAGTAACCTGGTCAGCTGGAACACGTCCAGCATCAACACCGCGACGCTCTGCCTCCCTCCAGGCACAG GGTCTGCCGTCCCGTGGTGGGCAgtggccgtgctgctggtgctggctgtcTCCCTCGTCACCTTTGTCgcctgctggtgctggaggaagCGACGGAAGGACGGCTCGGCAG CTCCCCCAGGACACGTTGAGCCATCGATGACTGTCTACGAGGAAGTGGGCAAAGTCCAAGCTGGCCAAGACCTT AACAGGAACAGGGAGGCCAATGTGGTAGGAAACACTATCTACGCCGTGGTCTCCACCAAAGCACAG GGGCCCAGACACTTCCAGGAGCCCCAAAGCTGCACCATCTACTCCACTATTCAACCTACCAAGAAG
- the LOC137845555 gene encoding natural killer cell receptor 2B4-like isoform X2 translates to MLHPRAKLGDAPAQGSIPFLPPPHGARLWVRGQPPAPCITPQPAEDQPPRLPSRPRHASFLFLRGVVQLTMQRAALLLIPFLFLSRAQECKDRAVPAGGELRLLPKEPQQAWVKLEWIVILDSGTTLVIVRVSKDKVPDYRSRFSGRATFLPETLSLRISPVTQADSGNYYADFEVASRLIHSQCFHVSVWEPIGQLHLNAQVLREEQGRCNFSLLCSVPGAANVSYSWFRDGEPLGHGNMLQVHEDTEPRTYICNASNPVSWRITSIDTATFCPPPGTGDSWSYCKTKGVLSLLVLGSLVAAVVITHVLTQQQDRSQAVASLPQSTGPPGRDSQAARPL, encoded by the exons ATGCTGCACCCACGGGCGAAGCTGGGCGATGCCCCTGCTCAGGGCTCCATCCCTTTCCTCCCACCACCCCATGGAGCCAGGCTGTGGGTACGGGGCCAGCCTCCAGCCCCATGCATTACCCCACAACCTGCTGAGGATCAGCCCCCACGCCTGCCCTCACGGCCACGTCACGCCTCGTTCCTGTTCCTGCGTGGCGTGGTGCAGCTGACCATGCAGCGCGCTGCCCTTCTCCTcatccctttcctcttcctcagccGAGCCCAAG AGTGCAAGgacagggctgtgcctgccGGAGGAGAGCTGCGGCTGCTGCCCAAGGAACCACAGCAAGCATGGGTAAAGTTGGAATGGATTGTGATACTGGATTCAGGAACCACGCTGGTCATCGTGAGGGTTTCAAAGGATAAAGTTCCAGATTACAGGAGTCGTTTTTCTGGGAGAGCCACCTTCCTCCCAGAGACCCTCTCCCTGCGCATCAGCCCGGTCACCCAGGCAGACAGCGGCAACTACTATGCAGATTTTGAGGTTGCATCTAGACTCATTCATTCTCAGTGCTTCCATGTATCAGTGTGGG AGCCCATCGGCCAGCTGCACCTGAACGCACAAGTGCTGCGGGAGGAGCAGGGCCGGTGCAACTTCTCGCTGCTCTGCTCCGTGCCCGGTGCTGCCAACGTCTCCTACAGCTGGTTCCGTGATGGGGAGCCCCTGGGACATGGGAACATGCTGCAGGTGCATGAGGACACCGAGCCTCGGACCTACATCTGCAATGCAAGTAACCCGGTCAGCTGGAGGATTACCAGCATCGACACCGCGACGTTCTGCCCCCCTCCAGGCACAG GCGATTCGTGGTCCTACTGCAAAACCAAGGGGGTTCTCAGTCTCCTGgttctgggcagcctggtggcTGCTGTGGTCATCACGCATGTCCTCacgcagcagcaggacaggagccAGGcggtggcatccctgccccaAAGCACTGGACCCCCAGGAAGGGACTCGCAAGCAGCCCGACCCCTGTGA
- the LOC137845555 gene encoding natural killer cell receptor 2B4-like isoform X1 — protein MLHPRAKLGDAPAQGSIPFLPPPHGARLWVRGQPPAPCITPQPAEDQPPRLPSRPRHASFLFLRGVVQLTMQRAALLLIPFLFLSRAQECKDRAVPAGGELRLLPKEPQQAWVKLEWIVILDSGTTLVIVRVSKDKVPDYRSRFSGRATFLPETLSLRISPVTQADSGNYYADFEVASRLIHSQCFHVSVWEPIGQLHLNAQVLREEQGRCNFSLLCSVPGAANVSYSWFRDGEPLGHGNMLQVHEDTEPRTYICNASNPVSWRITSIDTATFCPPPGTVAGDSWSYCKTKGVLSLLVLGSLVAAVVITHVLTQQQDRSQAVASLPQSTGPPGRDSQAARPL, from the exons ATGCTGCACCCACGGGCGAAGCTGGGCGATGCCCCTGCTCAGGGCTCCATCCCTTTCCTCCCACCACCCCATGGAGCCAGGCTGTGGGTACGGGGCCAGCCTCCAGCCCCATGCATTACCCCACAACCTGCTGAGGATCAGCCCCCACGCCTGCCCTCACGGCCACGTCACGCCTCGTTCCTGTTCCTGCGTGGCGTGGTGCAGCTGACCATGCAGCGCGCTGCCCTTCTCCTcatccctttcctcttcctcagccGAGCCCAAG AGTGCAAGgacagggctgtgcctgccGGAGGAGAGCTGCGGCTGCTGCCCAAGGAACCACAGCAAGCATGGGTAAAGTTGGAATGGATTGTGATACTGGATTCAGGAACCACGCTGGTCATCGTGAGGGTTTCAAAGGATAAAGTTCCAGATTACAGGAGTCGTTTTTCTGGGAGAGCCACCTTCCTCCCAGAGACCCTCTCCCTGCGCATCAGCCCGGTCACCCAGGCAGACAGCGGCAACTACTATGCAGATTTTGAGGTTGCATCTAGACTCATTCATTCTCAGTGCTTCCATGTATCAGTGTGGG AGCCCATCGGCCAGCTGCACCTGAACGCACAAGTGCTGCGGGAGGAGCAGGGCCGGTGCAACTTCTCGCTGCTCTGCTCCGTGCCCGGTGCTGCCAACGTCTCCTACAGCTGGTTCCGTGATGGGGAGCCCCTGGGACATGGGAACATGCTGCAGGTGCATGAGGACACCGAGCCTCGGACCTACATCTGCAATGCAAGTAACCCGGTCAGCTGGAGGATTACCAGCATCGACACCGCGACGTTCTGCCCCCCTCCAGGCACAG TTGCAGGCGATTCGTGGTCCTACTGCAAAACCAAGGGGGTTCTCAGTCTCCTGgttctgggcagcctggtggcTGCTGTGGTCATCACGCATGTCCTCacgcagcagcaggacaggagccAGGcggtggcatccctgccccaAAGCACTGGACCCCCAGGAAGGGACTCGCAAGCAGCCCGACCCCTGTGA